The Saccopteryx leptura isolate mSacLep1 chromosome 2, mSacLep1_pri_phased_curated, whole genome shotgun sequence genome has a window encoding:
- the LOC136391230 gene encoding allergen Fel d 4-like, which translates to MKLLLLCLGLTLVCAQEGGHHEVVTSNFDMSKVSGEWYTVMLASDVKESIEENGNLRIYVESIQELPNSSLFLKYHTKENGKCVEINPIGIPTKRNGIYSAIYDGYNLLHILEAVYSEYLIYYTLHFKNNKVTQFMELYGRKPDLSPTIKKRFEEIGREQGIPKENILDVTNGDRCLHLRGSDDAQGSRWVMSDEQGVAQGSLLS; encoded by the exons atgaagctgctgctgctgtgtctGGGGCTGACCCTGGTCTGTGCCCAGGAGGGAGGACACCATGAAGTTGTGACAAGCAACTTCGATATGTCAAAG GTCTCAGGGGAGTGGTATACTGTTATGTTGGCCTCAGATGTGAAGGAAAGTATAGAAGAAAATGGTAACCTGAGGATCTATGTGGAATCCATTCAGGAACTGCCCAactcttccttatttttaaaatatcacactaA agaaaatggaaaatgtgttGAAATCAATCCTATTGGTATACCAACGAAAAGGAACGGTATATATAGTGCTATCT ATGATGGATACAATCTACTTCACATACTTGAAGCAGTGTATAGTGAATATCTGATTTATTACACCTTGCATTTCAAGAATAATAAAGTAACACAATTCATGGAGCTGTACG GACGAAAACCAGACTTGAGTCCAACTATCAAGAAAAGGTTTGAGGAAATTGGCCGAGAACAGGGAATTCCTAAGGAAAACATCCTGGATGTGACCAATGGCG ATCGCTGCCTCCACCTTCGAGGGAGTGATGATGCCCAGGGCTCCAGGTGGGTGATGTCTGATGAACAGGGTGTGGCCCAGGGATCACTGCTTTCCTAA